A region from the Lentimonas sp. CC4 genome encodes:
- a CDS encoding nucleotidyltransferase domain-containing protein translates to MKQVAEIRHALAEHHEQLQALHVANLWLFGSAARGDSTAKDLDFLVEYQEATSLVEFVELKLLLEKVFQMEIDLVSRGGCRERFLQVIQDDLQHVA, encoded by the coding sequence TGCGGAGATTCGCCACGCCTTAGCTGAGCATCACGAACAGCTGCAGGCTTTACATGTCGCCAACCTGTGGTTGTTCGGTTCCGCAGCACGCGGTGACTCTACCGCTAAAGATCTGGATTTTCTAGTCGAATATCAGGAAGCGACTAGTTTGGTCGAATTTGTAGAGTTGAAGTTGCTATTGGAGAAAGTTTTTCAAATGGAAATAGATTTGGTTAGCCGTGGTGGGTGCCGTGAGCGATTCTTACAGGTGATTCAAGACGATTTACAACATGTCGCGTAA
- a CDS encoding DUF86 domain-containing protein translates to MSRNSDLYLLDILDAGQAIQDYVKGYDYETFAADRRTLDAVVRCFEVIGEAVKHLPEEWKAEHLEIPWHAIAAFRNILAHAYFNVDASIVWTSLQRDLEPLLGACEQLQKSK, encoded by the coding sequence ATGTCGCGTAATTCCGATTTATACTTGTTGGATATTTTAGATGCCGGACAAGCGATACAAGACTACGTGAAGGGCTATGATTACGAAACCTTTGCAGCGGATCGAAGAACGCTTGATGCCGTAGTCCGTTGTTTTGAGGTGATCGGCGAAGCGGTGAAGCATTTGCCTGAAGAGTGGAAGGCTGAACATCTAGAAATTCCTTGGCATGCGATTGCTGCATTTAGGAATATATTGGCACATGCATACTTCAATGTGGATGCCAGCATTGTTTGGACGAGCTTACAGCGTGATCTTGAACCTTTACTCGGAGCCTGTGAGCAACTGCAAAAAAGTAAGTGA